Proteins encoded in a region of the Triticum dicoccoides isolate Atlit2015 ecotype Zavitan chromosome 3A, WEW_v2.0, whole genome shotgun sequence genome:
- the LOC119268980 gene encoding disease resistance protein RGA2-like isoform X1 — protein MPQPEPQVGLSLFSSLVDSSIPPGILQGPSKMETLLSAIVGDLVSRALSMVTQRYLQSQGAEEEKLQRLRAVLLRIHATVEEAEGRHITNQAMLQQLQMLRRGMYRGYYTLDTFRYRAHRDEADGEASTRRSLALSRFSPSSSRRTFFSVCDAPSTDLVLDDGSSNNLDKMLSSLERMIGDMQEFVMFLASYPRISRQPYSAYLFHDQVMFGRQMEKETILSFLLCREAARNGSLGVLPIIGPARVGKSTLVEHVCHDERVHRRFSLIVFFSGNDLNGGNLATLKGSGVIKHQNLASSPHGDSLAVIELAGDMDEETWRGLYTSAASHLTPGSKIILTSRSEKIASLGTAESLMLKFLSQEAYWYFFKTVAFGSTNPGEHPNLAAIGMEIAVHMNRSFVAANIVASLLRTNLDTRFWRRVLRCLRDFASKHLSMFGEHPTNLLEKDQPVYMWTMAKTTNVFVMRDIYDEPSPKISEVPRITAQDVLSGRVTSEGTFQAVAWRSRIPPCYTYLVSFVVSRTDEHAVLGKKRSRQERI, from the coding sequence ATGCCTCAACCAGAACCACAAGTtggcctttccctcttctcttctttGGTGGATTCATCTATCCCACCAGGAATATTGCAGGGGCCTTCCAAAATGGAGACGCTTCTCTCTGCAATCGTGGGTGATCTTGTCAGCAGAGCCCTGTCCATGGTAACCCAGAGATACCTGCAGTCCCAGGGAGCAGAGGAGGAGAAGCTCCAGAGGCTACGGGCGGTGCTGCTAAGGATCCATGCCACCGTCGAGGAGGCCGAGGGGAGGCACATCACCAACCAGGCAATGCTCCAGCAGCTCCAGATGTTGAGACGAGGTATGTACAGAGGCTACTACACGCTCGACACCTTCAGATACCGAGCGCACAGGGACGAGGCCGATGGCGAGGCGAGCACTCGCCGTTCGCTTGCCCTGTCCAGATTCAGCCCTTCCAGTTCCAGACGTACCTTCTTCTCCGTGTGCGATGCCCCGAGCACGGACCTGGTGCTTGATGACGGGAGCTCCAACAATCTCGACAAGATGCTCAGCAGCCTTGAGAGAATGATTGGTGACATGCAGGAGTTCGTGATGTTCTTGGCCAGCTATCCTCGAATCTCCCGGCAACCTTACAGCgcatatttgtttcatgatcaggtTATGTTTGGCCGGCAGATGGAAAAGGAGACAATTTTGAGCTTTCTGCTTTGTAGGGAGGCTGCAAGGAATGGAAGTCTGGGTGTGCTGCCGATAATTGGTCCAGCGAGAGTTGGAAAGAGTACACTTGTTGAGCATGTCTGCCACGACGAGAGGGTGCACAGGCGCTTCTCGTTGATCGTCTTCTTCAGCGGGAATGATCTCAATGGTGGAAACTTGGCCACTCTAAAAGGTAGCGGTGTGATCAAGCATCAGAACCTTGCCTCCAGCCCGCATGGAGACTCACTGGCTGTGATTGAGCTAGCAGGGGACATGGACGAGGAAACATGGAGGGGGTTGTACACCTCGGCAGCAAGCCACCTGACGCCAGGCAGTAAAATCATACTCACCAGCCGTTCAGAGAAGATAGCATCATTAGGAACGGCAGAGTCTCTTATGCTGAAATTTTTGTCCCAAGAAGCTTACTGGTATTTCTTCAAGACGGTTGCATTCGGAAGCACAAACCCTGGTGAGCATCCTAACTTGGCAGCCATCGGCATGGAGATCGCCGTCCACATGAACAGATCATTCGTGGCAGCGAACATCGTTGCCAGCTTACTGAGAACCAATCTTGACACACGATTTTGGCGCAGAGTGCTGAGATGCTTGAGAGATTTCGCAAGCAAGCACCTCAGCATGTTTGGAGAGCACCCGACCAATCTCCTAGAAAAGGACCAGCCTGTGTACATGTGGACAATGGCCAAGACAACCAATGTTTTCGTGATGCGAGATATTTATGACGAGCCATCTCCCAAGATCAGTGAGGTTCCCAGGATAACGGCACAGGATGTTCTGTCTGGGCGAGTTACGTCTGAAGGGACATTCCAAGCAGTGGCATGGAGGTCCAGGATACCTCCTTGCTACACCTACTTGGTGAGCTTCGTCGTGTCACGGACAGACGAGCACGCGGTGCTTGGTAAGAAGCGGTCTAGGCAGGAGAGGATTTGA
- the LOC119268981 gene encoding disease resistance protein RGA2-like, whose amino-acid sequence MEMFLPAILSDLLGRSVSFLVQRCLQQGSAEDSVQQLRLALLRVGVTVEEAEGRRITNQAMLRQLDALREAMYGGHYMLDALTCGRGHADDDDAPAPAPCRLSSVLSRLNPAKRLCFGAAEVRRVVDRLGCMIADMKEFVVFLKGYPRVCRQPYSAHLLLERSMFGRQKEMEQIVGFLLRQGEAEGGAGVLPVVGPARVGKSTLVEHVCHDDRVRIHFSSILLMSGDDLEDDEKLSDPGDHGLIKHHGRASHPHNKGSLVIVELAGDEVPDEAIWRRLRSSAFCKGGVTKIIVTSRSEAAQRLGTERALRLKVLSPEAYWHYFKTLAFGGANPEDHPGLVAIAMDICAEEKGSFIGGNIACSLLRANPDARSWRSVLRNMREYTEKHRHLFGKHPHDLLRKNRHVYLWRLARTSKVFVSYGCYQARPAQEDAPRMTLQEVLSGRPAPSGRFEALAWRSQIPPCYSYLMSCSVQTPVVPRVLARKKSSRLVV is encoded by the coding sequence ATGGAGATGTTCCTGCCCGCGATCCTCAGCGACCTGCTCGGCAGGTCCGTGTCGTTCCTGGTCCAGAGGTGCCTGCAGCAGGGCAGCGCGGAGGACAGCGTCCAGCAGCTGCGCCTCGCGTTGCTGCGCGTCGGCGTCACCGTCGAGGAGGCCGAGGGCCGGCGCATCACCAACCAGGCCATGCTCCGCCAGCTCGACGCGCTCAGAGAGGCCATGTACGGCGGCCACTACATGCTCGACGCCCTCACGTGCGGCCGCGGCCacgccgacgacgacgacgcgccggcgCCGGCCCCGTGCCGCCTCTCGTCCGTGCTGTCCAGGCTCAACCCCGCCAAGCGCCTCTGCTTCGGTGCCGCGGAGGTGCGGCGCGTGGTCGACAGGCTCGGCTGCATGATCGCCGACATGAAGGAGTTCGTCGTCTTCCTCAAGGGCTATCCTCGCGTCTGCCGCCAGCCCTACAGCGCGCACCTGCTCCTGGAGAGGTCCATGTTCGGCCGGCAGAAGGAAATGGAGCAGATCGTCGGCTTTCTGCTGCGACAAGGAGAAGCGGAGGGTGGAGCCGGCGTGCTCCCCGTCGTCGGTCCGGCCAGGGTCGGGAAGAGCACCCTCGTCGAGCATGTCTGCCATGACGACAGGGTGCGCATCCACTTCTCCTCGATCCTCCTCATGAGCGGCGACGACCTCGAGGACGACGAGAAGCTGAGCGACCCAGGAGACCACGGCCTGATCAAACACCACGGCCGTGCCTCGCACCCGCACAATAAAGGCTCGCTCGTGATCGTCGAGCTGGCCGGAGACGAGGTTCCAGACGAGGCGATTTGGAGGAGGCTCCGCTCCTCGGCATTCTGCAAGGGGGGTGTAACCAAGATCATAGTCACCAGCAGGTCGGAGGCGGCCCAGAGGCTGGGCACAGAGCGCGCGCTCAGGCTCAAAGTCCTCAGCCCAGAGGCCTACTGGCACTACTTCAAGACGCTGGCCTTCGGCGGCGCGAACCCGGAGGACCACCCGGGGCTGGTGGCCATCGCCATGGACATCTGCGCGGAGGAGAAGGGGTCGTTCATCGGCGGCAACATCGCGTGCAGCCTGCTGAGGGCCAACCCGGACGCCCGGTCCTGGCGCAGCGTCCTCCGGAACATGCGGGAGTACACGGAGAAGCACCGGCACCTGTTCGGCAAGCACCCGCACGACCTCCTGCGGAAGAACCGGCACGTCTACCTGTGGCGGCTGGCGCGGACGTCCAAGGTCTTCGTCTCCTACGGCTGCTACCAGGCGCGCCCGGCGCAGGAGGACGCCCCCAGGATGACGCTGCAGGAGGTGCTGTCCGGGCGGCCGGCGCCCAGCGGGAGGTTCGAGGCCCTGGCGTGGAGGTCCCAGATACCCCCTTGCTACAGCTACCTCATGAGCTGCTCCGTGCAGACGCCCGTCGTGCCTCGTGTGCTGGCCAGGAAGAAGAGCTCCCGGCTGGTGGTCTGA
- the LOC119268980 gene encoding putative disease resistance protein RGA1 isoform X2 encodes MPQPEPQVGLSLFSSLVDSSIPPGILQGPSKMETLLSAIVGDLVSRALSMVTQRYLQSQGAEEEKLQRLRAVLLRIHATVEEAEGRHITNQAMLQQLQMLRRGMYRGYYTLDTFRYRAHRDEADGEASTRRSLALSRFSPSSSRRTFFSVCDAPSTDLVLDDGSSNNLDKMLSSLERMIGDMQEFVMFLASYPRISRQPYSAYLFHDQVMFGRQMEKETILSFLLCREAARNGSLGVLPIIGPARVGKSTLVEHVCHDERVHRRFSLIVFFSGNDLNGGNLATLKGDMDEETWRGLYTSAASHLTPGSKIILTSRSEKIASLGTAESLMLKFLSQEAYWYFFKTVAFGSTNPGEHPNLAAIGMEIAVHMNRSFVAANIVASLLRTNLDTRFWRRVLRCLRDFASKHLSMFGEHPTNLLEKDQPVYMWTMAKTTNVFVMRDIYDEPSPKISEVPRITAQDVLSGRVTSEGTFQAVAWRSRIPPCYTYLVSFVVSRTDEHAVLGKKRSRQERI; translated from the exons ATGCCTCAACCAGAACCACAAGTtggcctttccctcttctcttctttGGTGGATTCATCTATCCCACCAGGAATATTGCAGGGGCCTTCCAAAATGGAGACGCTTCTCTCTGCAATCGTGGGTGATCTTGTCAGCAGAGCCCTGTCCATGGTAACCCAGAGATACCTGCAGTCCCAGGGAGCAGAGGAGGAGAAGCTCCAGAGGCTACGGGCGGTGCTGCTAAGGATCCATGCCACCGTCGAGGAGGCCGAGGGGAGGCACATCACCAACCAGGCAATGCTCCAGCAGCTCCAGATGTTGAGACGAGGTATGTACAGAGGCTACTACACGCTCGACACCTTCAGATACCGAGCGCACAGGGACGAGGCCGATGGCGAGGCGAGCACTCGCCGTTCGCTTGCCCTGTCCAGATTCAGCCCTTCCAGTTCCAGACGTACCTTCTTCTCCGTGTGCGATGCCCCGAGCACGGACCTGGTGCTTGATGACGGGAGCTCCAACAATCTCGACAAGATGCTCAGCAGCCTTGAGAGAATGATTGGTGACATGCAGGAGTTCGTGATGTTCTTGGCCAGCTATCCTCGAATCTCCCGGCAACCTTACAGCgcatatttgtttcatgatcaggtTATGTTTGGCCGGCAGATGGAAAAGGAGACAATTTTGAGCTTTCTGCTTTGTAGGGAGGCTGCAAGGAATGGAAGTCTGGGTGTGCTGCCGATAATTGGTCCAGCGAGAGTTGGAAAGAGTACACTTGTTGAGCATGTCTGCCACGACGAGAGGGTGCACAGGCGCTTCTCGTTGATCGTCTTCTTCAGCGGGAATGATCTCAATGGTGGAAACTTGGCCACTCTAAAAG GGGACATGGACGAGGAAACATGGAGGGGGTTGTACACCTCGGCAGCAAGCCACCTGACGCCAGGCAGTAAAATCATACTCACCAGCCGTTCAGAGAAGATAGCATCATTAGGAACGGCAGAGTCTCTTATGCTGAAATTTTTGTCCCAAGAAGCTTACTGGTATTTCTTCAAGACGGTTGCATTCGGAAGCACAAACCCTGGTGAGCATCCTAACTTGGCAGCCATCGGCATGGAGATCGCCGTCCACATGAACAGATCATTCGTGGCAGCGAACATCGTTGCCAGCTTACTGAGAACCAATCTTGACACACGATTTTGGCGCAGAGTGCTGAGATGCTTGAGAGATTTCGCAAGCAAGCACCTCAGCATGTTTGGAGAGCACCCGACCAATCTCCTAGAAAAGGACCAGCCTGTGTACATGTGGACAATGGCCAAGACAACCAATGTTTTCGTGATGCGAGATATTTATGACGAGCCATCTCCCAAGATCAGTGAGGTTCCCAGGATAACGGCACAGGATGTTCTGTCTGGGCGAGTTACGTCTGAAGGGACATTCCAAGCAGTGGCATGGAGGTCCAGGATACCTCCTTGCTACACCTACTTGGTGAGCTTCGTCGTGTCACGGACAGACGAGCACGCGGTGCTTGGTAAGAAGCGGTCTAGGCAGGAGAGGATTTGA